The following coding sequences lie in one Rutidosis leptorrhynchoides isolate AG116_Rl617_1_P2 chromosome 4, CSIRO_AGI_Rlap_v1, whole genome shotgun sequence genomic window:
- the LOC139843506 gene encoding arogenate dehydratase/prephenate dehydratase 1, chloroplastic yields MALKTIPIWVCFNHSFSHLGNSDFVQNKKKIPAFRVNFNNLAKLSKWECLGLKLADPERAQTHVEDDKPLTPSDLGSSSTDGRIDENQITESKRFHKDLNSLPKPLSATDLVSSSNDGSKVRVAYQGLPGAYSEAAALKAYPKCETVPCDQFESVFKAVELWLVDKAVLPIENSVGGSIHRNYDLLLRHRLHIVGEVQMIVNHCLLGVPGVRKEELKRVLSHPQALDQCEIALNKLGVVRVSAEDTALAAQIVASEGIRETGAVASSRAAEIYGLDILAQNVQDDLDNVTRFLILAREPIIPGTDKPHKTSIVFTLEEGPGVLFKALAVFALREINLSKIESRPQRKRPLRIVDDSNKGSAKYFDYLFYIDFEASMAEPRAQYALGHLQEFTRFIRVLGCYPMDTTL; encoded by the exons ATGGCTTTAAAGACTATACCAATCTGGGTTTGTTTTAATCACTCTTTTTCTCATTTGGGTAACTCTGATTTCGTTCAAAACAAGAAAAAGATTCCAGCTTTTAGGGTTAATTTCAATAATCTTGCAAAATTGAGTAAATGGGAGTGTTTGGGTTTGAAATTAGCTGACCCAGAAAGAGCACAAACTCATGTTGAAGATGACAAGCCTTTGACTCCATCTGATTTGGGTTCAAGCTCTACAGATGGAAGAATTGATGAGAATCAGATCACTGAATCCAAAAGATTTCATAAAGATTTAAATTCTTTACCAA AACCCCTATCAGCTACGGATCTTGTCTCTTCTAGTAACGATGGTTCAAAGGTCCGAGTTGCTTACCAG GGCCTGCCAGGTGCATATAGTGAGGCGGCGGCTCTTAAAGCGTACCCAAAGTGTGAAACTGTCCCATGTGACCAATTTGAATCTGTATTCAAG GCAGTGGAGTTATGGTTGGTCGATAAAGCCGTACTCCCAATCGAAAACTCAGTAGGCGGAAGTATTCATCGAAATTACGATTTACTCCTTCGTCATCGCCTGCACATTGTTGGTGAAGTGCAGATGATCGTTAATCACTGCCTATTGGGTGTACCTGGAGTACGAAAGGAAGAACTAAAGCGTGTTTTAAGCCACCCTCAG GCACTTGATCAATGTGAGATTGCACTGAACAAATTAGGTGTTGTGAGAGTAAGTGCTGAAGATACTGCTCTTGCAGCCCAG ATTGTAGCCTCCGAAGGCATACGCGAGACGGGAGCAGTTGCAAGCTCTCGAGCTGCAGAAATTTATGGACTTGACATTCTAGCACAAAATGTCCAG GATGATCTGGATAATGTTACTCGTTTTCTGATACTGGCTCGAGAACCTATAATCCCGGGAACTGACAAGCCCCATAAG ACGAGCATTGTGTTTACATTAGAAGAAGGCCCGGGGGTACTGTTCAAAGCATTAGCCGTGTTTGCACTAAGGGAAATCAACTTATCAAAG ATCGAGAGCCGTCCGCAAAGGAAACGTCCACTCAGGATTGTTGACGATAGCAACAAAGGGAGCGCCAA ATACTTTGACTACCTATTTTACATTGACTTTGAAGCTTCGATGGCTGAGCCACGTGCACAATATGCTCTCGGACATCTACAG GAATTTACTAGGTTTATTCGTGTACTTGGATGCTACCCAATGGATACGACTCTATAA
- the LOC139843507 gene encoding uncharacterized protein gives MMSASIRRKVLSLCSNAVAKNGIAQSLERAQPALVGSASRGYVAGIPLLETFGRSKGVPEFHQGVPFYSKSLRDSVSSFKTDIPTQKWIRSFSTYSEPAEIEKVGTSIKKTPSGPAYFTTSGAVVGSVLSTPIVNAPQAAKLGIGSAATTTFLPNLALFWHINNGIEEILADYVHHEMTRSLVLVLMRLFLIVAAKDVFVATN, from the exons ATGATGAGTGCAAGCATCAGGCGGAAAGTTTTGTCTCTGTGCTCGAATGCAGTTGCAAAAAAT GGCATTGCACAATCACTAGAGAGGGCACAACCTGCTTTAGTAGGATCTGCATCACGAGGATATGTTGCCGGTATCCCGTTGCTTGAG ACTTTTGGAAGATCAAAAGGAGTACCGGAATTTCATCAAG GTGTTCCCTTTTATTCAAAATCATTGAG GGATTCTGTATCATCTTTTAAAACAGATATTCCGACTCAGAAGTGGATTAGATCTTTTTCTACATACAGTG AACCTGCTGAAATAGAGAAGGTTGGCACCTCAATCAAAAAGACGCCCAGTGGCCCTGCCTATTTCACTACTTCTGGTGCTGTGGTTGGAAGCGTTTTAAGTACTCCCATTGTGAATGCTCCACAG GCTGCAAAACTGGGCATTGGTTCCGCAGCCACTACAACCTTCCTTCCAAATCTTGCTTTATTCTGGCATATAAATAATGGGATTGAGGAGATTCTGGCTGACTACGTTCACCATGAAATGACTCGCAGCTTGGTCCTCGTCTTAATGAGACTCTTCCTTATAGTTGCAGCTAAGGATGTTTTCGTGGCTACAAATTGA